A single region of the Variovorax paradoxus genome encodes:
- a CDS encoding SDR family oxidoreductase, translating into MNSPSRYRSVFSPGLFAGQVIVVTGGGSGIGRCTAHELASLGAQVVLVGRNLEKLEAVQAEITDDGGKASTQAFDIRHEEAVRNAVAAIVALHGRIDGLVNNAGGQYITPLASISAKGWEAVIHTNLTGGFLVARECFLQSMQAHGGAIVNIVADMWGSMPNMGHSGAARAGMVSFTETAALEWAASGVRVNAVAPGYIASSGMDHYPPEAGDMLRAMRNTVPAGRFGNEAETSAAIAFLLSPAASFISGSVLRVDGARPQVRMGWPMPVPKAQVQQRRAVRPFDGFHRAQTPRVFKDADEPND; encoded by the coding sequence ATGAACTCGCCCTCCCGGTACCGTTCCGTTTTTTCGCCCGGCCTCTTTGCCGGCCAGGTGATCGTCGTCACAGGAGGCGGCTCCGGCATCGGCCGCTGCACGGCGCATGAACTCGCATCGCTCGGCGCGCAGGTGGTGCTTGTCGGCCGCAACCTCGAAAAGCTCGAAGCTGTGCAGGCCGAAATCACCGATGACGGCGGCAAGGCGAGCACGCAGGCCTTCGACATCCGGCATGAGGAAGCCGTGCGCAACGCGGTAGCCGCCATCGTTGCCTTGCATGGCCGCATCGACGGCCTCGTCAACAACGCGGGCGGCCAGTACATCACGCCGCTCGCGTCGATCTCGGCCAAGGGCTGGGAAGCGGTGATTCACACCAATCTCACCGGGGGCTTTCTCGTGGCGCGCGAGTGCTTTCTGCAGAGCATGCAGGCGCATGGCGGCGCCATCGTCAACATCGTGGCCGACATGTGGGGCTCCATGCCCAACATGGGCCACAGCGGCGCGGCGCGCGCCGGCATGGTGAGCTTCACCGAAACCGCCGCGCTCGAATGGGCTGCGAGCGGCGTGCGCGTGAATGCCGTGGCGCCGGGCTACATCGCATCGAGCGGCATGGACCACTATCCGCCCGAAGCCGGCGACATGCTGCGTGCCATGCGCAACACCGTGCCCGCGGGCCGCTTCGGCAACGAGGCCGAGACCTCGGCCGCCATCGCCTTCCTGCTGAGCCCGGCCGCAAGCTTCATCAGCGGCAGCGTGCTGCGCGTGGATGGCGCGCGGCCGCAGGTGCGCATGGGTTGGCCGATGCCAGTGCCAAAAGCGCAGGTGCAGCAGCGCCGGGCCGTGCGGCCGTTCGACGGCTTTCACCGGGCGCAGACGCCGCGAGTTTTCAAGGACGCCGACGAACCGAACGACTGA
- a CDS encoding acetyl/propionyl/methylcrotonyl-CoA carboxylase subunit alpha translates to MSFSKILVANRGEIAVRVMRTARAMGCRTVAVYSTADADAEHVRQADQSVWIGESLPAQSYLNISAIVDAALASGAQAVHPGYGFLAENAAFAQACRDAGLVFIGPSPEAIRAMGDKAGAKRLMQAAGVPCIPGYQGEDQSQSTLAAEAARIGWPVMIKATAGGGGRGMRLVPSAAAFAELLQSAQSEALNAFGDAAVILERAIVAPRHIEIQVFADRHGNAIHLGERDCSVQRRHQKVIEESPSPAVSAALRERMGATAVAAAKAIGYEGAGTLEFLLDADGRYWFMEMNTRLQVEHSVTEAVTGLDLVELQLRIAAGEALPLTQQDVCMSGHAIEVRLCAEDPRQGFLPQSGMLAAWRPSPTLRTEHALRDGAAVPPFYDSMIAKLVAHGRTRDETRQRLLAGLQDTVALGVATNQQLLQRALAHPVFASGAATTAFIAEELDDLLAPNGVAEARATLLAALLLQLGAHGWPSPLAHRLPNALRFALDGTHCQARVQPLRAGRFDISIGEQPPVRVDLLALPGDGHVRFSCNGLAEQAIVSRRSASGLFFHFRGQPFQLDNLTHVAVAREDAAAADGLLRASMNGRVIALLAAEGDTVAAGQPLVTLEAMKMEHVHCAPRAGRLAALHVAVGAQVAARHVVAEIADP, encoded by the coding sequence ATGAGCTTCAGCAAGATCCTTGTCGCCAACCGCGGCGAGATCGCAGTCCGCGTGATGCGCACCGCGCGCGCCATGGGCTGCCGCACGGTGGCCGTGTATTCCACAGCCGACGCCGACGCGGAACATGTGCGCCAGGCCGACCAGTCGGTCTGGATCGGCGAATCGCTGCCCGCGCAAAGCTACCTGAATATTTCCGCCATCGTCGATGCCGCGCTTGCAAGCGGCGCGCAGGCCGTGCATCCGGGCTACGGCTTTTTGGCGGAGAACGCCGCGTTCGCGCAGGCCTGCCGCGATGCGGGCCTTGTCTTCATCGGCCCTTCGCCCGAAGCCATCCGCGCGATGGGCGACAAGGCCGGCGCGAAGCGGCTGATGCAGGCGGCCGGCGTGCCGTGCATTCCTGGCTACCAGGGTGAAGACCAGAGCCAGTCCACGCTCGCCGCCGAAGCCGCGCGCATCGGCTGGCCCGTGATGATCAAGGCAACGGCCGGGGGCGGCGGACGCGGCATGCGCCTGGTGCCGTCGGCCGCGGCCTTTGCCGAGCTGCTGCAGAGCGCGCAGTCCGAAGCGCTCAATGCCTTCGGCGATGCGGCCGTGATCCTGGAGCGCGCCATCGTGGCACCGCGCCACATCGAGATCCAGGTCTTCGCCGACCGGCACGGCAACGCCATTCACCTGGGCGAACGTGACTGTTCGGTGCAGCGGCGGCACCAGAAGGTGATCGAGGAGTCGCCCTCGCCGGCCGTTTCCGCAGCCTTGCGCGAACGCATGGGCGCCACGGCCGTCGCCGCCGCAAAGGCCATCGGCTACGAAGGTGCGGGCACGCTGGAGTTCTTGCTCGATGCCGACGGCCGCTACTGGTTCATGGAAATGAACACGCGACTGCAGGTCGAGCATTCTGTGACTGAAGCCGTGACGGGGCTCGACCTGGTCGAGCTGCAGTTGCGCATCGCGGCCGGGGAAGCGCTGCCACTCACGCAACAGGATGTGTGCATGAGCGGCCACGCCATCGAAGTGCGCCTGTGCGCCGAAGACCCGCGACAGGGCTTTCTGCCGCAAAGCGGCATGCTCGCCGCGTGGCGCCCCTCACCGACCTTGCGCACCGAGCACGCGCTGCGCGATGGCGCTGCGGTGCCGCCGTTCTACGACTCGATGATTGCCAAATTGGTGGCGCACGGCCGCACGCGCGACGAAACCCGGCAACGGCTGCTCGCCGGCCTGCAAGACACGGTGGCACTGGGCGTTGCCACCAACCAGCAGCTGCTGCAGCGCGCGCTGGCGCACCCGGTGTTCGCGAGCGGCGCGGCGACCACCGCCTTCATCGCCGAAGAGCTCGACGACTTGCTCGCACCCAACGGCGTGGCCGAAGCGCGCGCCACGTTGCTCGCTGCGCTGTTGCTCCAGCTCGGAGCGCACGGCTGGCCCTCGCCACTCGCGCACAGGCTGCCGAATGCATTGCGCTTCGCACTCGATGGAACGCATTGCCAGGCGCGCGTGCAGCCTCTTCGCGCTGGCCGGTTCGACATTTCCATTGGCGAACAACCGCCCGTGCGCGTCGACCTGCTTGCGCTGCCCGGCGATGGGCACGTGCGCTTCTCTTGCAATGGGCTGGCCGAACAAGCGATAGTGTCGCGTCGATCGGCGAGCGGCCTCTTCTTTCACTTTCGCGGCCAGCCCTTTCAGTTGGACAACCTGACGCATGTCGCGGTCGCACGCGAGGATGCCGCTGCCGCCGACGGTCTGCTGCGCGCCTCGATGAACGGCCGCGTCATCGCGCTTCTGGCAGCCGAAGGCGACACCGTGGCCGCTGGCCAGCCGCTCGTCACGCTCGAGGCCATGAAGATGGAGCATGTGCACTGCGCGCCGCGGGCCGGCCGGTTGGCCGCGCTGCATGTGGCGGTGGGCGCGCAAGTGGCCGCGCGCCATGTGGTGGCGGAGATCGCCGATCCATGA
- a CDS encoding acyl-CoA carboxylase subunit beta translates to MPAIESRLHAASESFQAHRAGMLALLAEVRSHEARSVAASSASAERFARRGQLLPRERLALLLDTGAPFLPLASLAGLGHDHEDLGKSVPGGGVIAGIGRVAGVRCMVSASDSGIDAGALQPMGLDKQLRMQEIALENKLPYVQLVESAGANLMQYRVQDFVRGGGIFRNLARLSAAGLPVVTVTHGSSTAGGAYQTGLSDYIVMVRDRTRAFLAGPPLLKAATGEIATEEELGGAVMHTHISGLGDYLAEDDRDAIRIARSILGGFDWARDEAARKFAPPLYDAEELLGIMPGDGRRPVDMREVIARIADGSEFLEFSEHYGSATVCGHMRLEGHAVGIITNNGPIDSDGATKATHFIQACCQSRTPIVYLQNITGYMVGRAHEEAGIIKHGAKMIQAVTSATVPQITLHCGASYGAGNYGMCGRGFAPRFCFSWPNARTAVMGGEQAARTMAIVMEAGMARKGAVDRAKIDAMQQQIVERFDRQMSVFTTSALLLDDGVIDPRDTRAVLAEVLSVCRDADARMPQPMQFSVARP, encoded by the coding sequence ATGCCCGCCATCGAATCCCGGCTGCACGCGGCCAGCGAATCCTTCCAGGCCCATCGGGCCGGCATGCTCGCTTTGCTTGCCGAAGTGCGGTCGCACGAGGCACGCTCGGTGGCAGCCTCGAGTGCCTCGGCCGAGCGCTTTGCCAGGCGCGGGCAGTTGCTGCCGCGCGAGCGCCTGGCGCTGCTGCTCGACACCGGCGCGCCTTTTCTGCCGCTGGCCTCGCTGGCCGGCCTGGGCCACGACCACGAAGACCTCGGCAAGAGCGTGCCCGGCGGCGGGGTGATCGCGGGCATTGGCCGGGTGGCGGGCGTGCGCTGCATGGTGAGCGCCTCCGACTCCGGCATCGACGCCGGTGCGCTGCAGCCGATGGGCCTGGACAAGCAGCTGCGCATGCAGGAGATCGCGCTCGAAAACAAGCTGCCCTATGTTCAGCTGGTGGAAAGCGCGGGCGCCAATCTCATGCAATACCGCGTGCAGGACTTCGTGCGCGGCGGCGGCATCTTCCGCAACCTGGCGCGGCTCTCGGCCGCGGGGCTTCCGGTGGTGACGGTGACGCACGGGTCCTCGACCGCGGGCGGTGCCTACCAGACGGGGCTTTCAGACTACATCGTGATGGTGCGGGACCGCACCCGCGCGTTCCTGGCCGGCCCGCCGCTGCTCAAGGCGGCCACCGGCGAAATTGCCACCGAAGAAGAGCTGGGCGGTGCCGTGATGCACACGCACATCTCGGGGCTGGGCGACTACCTGGCGGAGGACGATCGCGATGCCATCCGCATCGCGCGATCCATTCTGGGCGGCTTCGACTGGGCACGCGACGAAGCCGCGCGCAAATTTGCACCGCCGCTCTACGACGCCGAAGAGCTGCTCGGCATCATGCCCGGCGACGGACGGCGGCCGGTCGACATGCGCGAGGTGATTGCGCGCATCGCCGACGGCTCCGAGTTTCTCGAGTTCAGCGAGCACTACGGCAGCGCCACGGTGTGCGGCCACATGCGGCTCGAAGGCCATGCCGTGGGCATCATCACCAACAACGGCCCGATCGATTCAGACGGAGCCACCAAGGCCACGCATTTCATCCAGGCCTGCTGCCAGTCGCGCACGCCCATCGTCTACCTGCAGAACATCACGGGCTACATGGTCGGCCGCGCGCACGAGGAGGCCGGCATCATCAAGCACGGCGCCAAGATGATCCAGGCGGTGACCAGCGCCACCGTGCCGCAGATCACGCTGCATTGCGGTGCCTCTTACGGCGCGGGCAACTACGGCATGTGCGGCCGCGGCTTCGCGCCGCGCTTCTGCTTTTCGTGGCCCAACGCGCGCACTGCCGTAATGGGCGGCGAGCAGGCGGCAAGAACCATGGCCATCGTGATGGAAGCGGGCATGGCGCGCAAAGGTGCTGTCGATCGCGCGAAGATCGACGCGATGCAGCAGCAGATCGTCGAGCGCTTCGATCGGCAGATGAGCGTGTTCACCACCAGCGCGCTGCTGCTGGACGACGGCGTGATCGACCCGCGCGACACACGGGCGGTGCTGGCCGAAGTGCTCTCCGTCTGCCGCGATGCCGATGCGCGCATGCCGCAGCCCATGCAGTTTTCGGTGGCGCGGCCATGA
- a CDS encoding MHYT domain-containing protein: MTPLVVGQLLSPEYSLGLVALSFLISFAGSLVALICAGRMVGADGKPNLAVVACAAVALGGIGIWSMHFIGMLAYRLPVGISYNVPLTVVSLVAAILISGIALYLAGGRSKFSKPGWLAGSLLAGVGVCVMHYMGMFAMNMRASMDFDLNIVGLSVAIAITAAGAALWLAFNLRRLSHKVAAAAVMGVAVCTMHYVGMSAANMICIAAAPADALAIGGNYMGLSVFGTAGAVLIFIYWVITGTSLDAPAAARRVRTS, translated from the coding sequence ATGACTCCCCTCGTTGTTGGCCAGTTGCTGTCGCCCGAGTATTCGCTCGGCTTGGTGGCGCTCTCGTTTCTCATTTCGTTCGCGGGTTCCCTGGTGGCGCTGATCTGCGCGGGGCGCATGGTTGGTGCGGACGGCAAACCCAACCTTGCGGTGGTGGCGTGCGCCGCCGTGGCGCTGGGCGGCATCGGCATCTGGTCGATGCACTTCATCGGCATGCTGGCCTACCGCCTGCCGGTGGGCATTTCTTACAACGTGCCGCTGACCGTCGTGTCCCTGGTGGCGGCCATCCTGATCTCCGGCATTGCGCTGTACCTGGCGGGCGGGCGAAGCAAATTCAGCAAGCCGGGCTGGCTGGCCGGCAGCCTGCTGGCGGGCGTGGGCGTTTGCGTGATGCACTACATGGGCATGTTTGCAATGAACATGCGCGCCTCGATGGATTTCGATCTCAACATCGTCGGTCTGTCCGTGGCAATTGCCATCACTGCCGCGGGCGCGGCCCTGTGGCTGGCCTTCAACCTGCGCCGGCTGAGCCACAAGGTCGCCGCCGCCGCGGTGATGGGCGTGGCGGTCTGCACCATGCATTACGTGGGCATGAGCGCCGCCAACATGATCTGCATTGCGGCCGCTCCGGCCGATGCGCTGGCCATCGGCGGCAACTACATGGGCCTGTCGGTCTTCGGCACGGCCGGCGCGGTGCTGATCTTCATCTACTGGGTGATCACAGGCACCAGCCTGGACGCCCCCGCTGCGGCACGCCGGGTCCGCACCAGCTAA
- the kdsA gene encoding 3-deoxy-8-phosphooctulonate synthase: MRRRTPSFDKANRSSIHSFRGPGLEEGLKIFEAVKAEFGVPILTDVHEPWQADPVAEVVDVLQLPAFLARQTDLVVALARTGKVINVKKPQFLSPSQVLNIVEKIREAGNSPVILCDRGTCFGYDNLVVDMLGFGAMKKVTGNLPVIFDVTHALQQRDPNAAVSGGRREQVAELARAGLAVGLAGLFLEAHPDPTQAKCDGPSALPLDQLEPFLAQLKALDDLVKSFVPLHIRA, encoded by the coding sequence ATGCGGCGCCGCACGCCAAGTTTCGACAAGGCGAATCGCTCGTCTATCCATTCGTTCCGGGGGCCCGGGTTGGAAGAGGGCCTGAAAATCTTCGAGGCCGTCAAGGCAGAGTTCGGCGTGCCCATCCTCACCGACGTGCACGAGCCATGGCAGGCGGATCCCGTCGCCGAAGTTGTGGACGTTCTACAGCTACCTGCGTTTCTCGCCCGCCAGACTGACTTGGTCGTCGCGCTTGCCAGGACGGGCAAGGTCATCAATGTCAAGAAGCCCCAGTTCTTGAGCCCGTCGCAGGTACTCAACATCGTCGAAAAAATCAGAGAAGCGGGAAACTCCCCTGTCATTCTGTGCGATCGCGGAACCTGTTTCGGCTACGACAACCTGGTGGTGGACATGCTTGGATTCGGTGCAATGAAGAAGGTCACCGGCAATCTGCCCGTCATCTTCGACGTTACCCATGCCCTCCAGCAACGCGACCCGAACGCTGCCGTCTCTGGCGGGCGACGCGAGCAAGTGGCTGAGCTAGCGCGCGCCGGCCTGGCCGTAGGCTTGGCAGGCCTCTTTCTTGAGGCTCATCCTGACCCAACGCAAGCTAAATGCGACGGACCCAGCGCTCTGCCGCTGGACCAGTTGGAGCCTTTTCTCGCGCAGCTGAAGGCGTTGGACGACTTGGTGAAGTCGTTCGTGCCCCTGCATATCCGCGCCTGA
- the yidD gene encoding membrane protein insertion efficiency factor YidD, with amino-acid sequence MKNFAIAAIDGYQRFISPYKGFSCAHRVRTGGASCSRFAKRAIARLGMIAGMLVTFRRFKACAASARMLSNAESRLAAAPPETRAEACPLWSRWGARKFSGCCACWPG; translated from the coding sequence ATGAAGAACTTCGCGATAGCCGCCATCGACGGATACCAGCGATTCATTTCGCCGTACAAGGGCTTCAGTTGCGCGCATCGCGTGCGCACGGGCGGAGCTTCCTGCTCGCGGTTCGCAAAGCGAGCGATTGCGCGCCTGGGCATGATTGCAGGCATGCTGGTCACCTTCCGTCGTTTCAAAGCATGCGCGGCTTCGGCACGAATGCTTTCTAACGCGGAATCCCGCCTGGCCGCAGCACCCCCGGAAACTCGGGCAGAGGCCTGCCCACTTTGGTCTCGCTGGGGCGCGAGAAAGTTTTCAGGGTGCTGCGCGTGCTGGCCGGGGTAG